accaaaaagcaaAATGGTAAAAAGAGTAGAGAGAGATTTAATCTAACAGGCGATACGGTATCTGGAACTTTACGTCACGGTCCATCCTTCcagaaaaacatcaaaaaaatcagatttatcGGACCTTCCTGAGTCCCACCAGCTGGAGAAGACTTTAACCTGGGCATTGGAGAGGATCTCCTTACTCTGAAGTCAACACAGATGGATTTTCTTTTAGACTATGGGTTGAAGTCGCTTAAGGGCTATGATGTTTCTCCCTTCTTCAACCAGGAAGACCTCCTTAAAGGGACCGTAAAGGACACCGGGTTCTGAAAGCTCCCGGTACGTTTCTTCTCCAGGAAGGGGGGAGTTATTGGCCCTCAATTCAATATAATTTTAAGAGATTAAAGCTTTCCCATGGCTACAACTCAACGCGTATTGAACGGCCATGGTCAAGAAATATGACAGCCTAAAATCTTGAGGGAAGCGCGAGGACTTAGTGGAGTTACGGACATTCCCGCAAAAAAAAGTGACCTTAATCCGCTTCCCTTCTCACAGGCTCCTCTCTTATTTCACTTATGAAGGACTAAATGCCACAGGAGTGTGTTGTCCATGTGTAATGGCTACTTGTCTTTGGTCACAATGTCGAAGGTGATTGTCTTCTCTGTGGCATGATTCTTAAGGCATGGCTCTTACCGGTCAAAGAGTCGCCAACATACAACCCCCTCCCTTTCCACAATAGGAATAAGAATAAAAGAAACACCTCGAGAGATTGGAGCATCAACCGCCCATCGTCCATGGCACCCGCAGAATGCTCTAACAGACTGGGTGCAGCGTTGGCTCCATTTTTCCTCCCAACAACACGCTGTCGAACTGGTACGTCAACTTCTTCTTGACTTTTCGGATCTCGCCGGTCTTGCCGTAGTTGCGCAGGGCGCGAGCCATCTTCTGGTAGGTCATCTTCTTGCGGTTCCCTTTCTGTTGACCCCATCGGTGGGCAAGCAACTCTTTATACTTTGATGAGAACTGGAAGGTTCCTCTCTCCCGATCGAGCCACCAGATGCAATCTCTCATGTCCCCGTTCTGCAGAAGCTCCAGGAGGAACTTGTATAGCCGAACCTTTTTCCGCACGCCTTTTAAGAGGaagaaacataaataatgaGAACGCTGGTAAGAAAAGTTCTTATTCCATCCATTCCACCAACGAGAGGAAATCATCTCCTTATTGGTTCTATCAGCGTCCGTTCCTCCACTGCTTTACATCTTAAGACCACCCCACAGATTTTATCTCCTTGGACCACGTTGATGTTTCTATGTTCTACCAAACCATAACAGGCTTCCCTTGTGGACTCCACCTGATAAACTtactatgcatttttttttttatattttctttaaataatatataaaggaaaaaaaaatccattgagTTTCTCAACATCTCATGGGTAATCTCCCCCGTAACGCAGGGTTGCCAGGCTACAATGTATCATTACAGAGGGTTGTTTGGTGGAACGTCCATGAGATGTATCAGCAGATCcataaattgtttttcttttctttattgccCATACgagcaataaaacattttcgaTTATAACTTGGACACGCTCAGGCTGGCCTTGTAGAGCTGAACGTCTTTATGGCTCCAATATATAACGCTGATTTATGACCGGTTTTATAATGCGTATTAATCCCTATGATTTATGTCATCATCGTATAAGGATCGCTTTTGCCACTGATGGTTAACGGCTCTGCGGACATTATTTCACGTTAGCCAATCAGTTAAGAATAAAGGCCGTCACCCAAAGTCTTAGTTCCTCTTCTGCCCGGATGTATTAATCCTATAGTATTAATCGTTAAATGAGAGATATTCCTTTCACCCCTTTGCTCTGGTTCTGTAAGTAACTGAAACttaggggtttttttaactagaaaaaaaataaattaaagcatTATGTATATCTACCCCAGAGCCGCATCCCTTACTCTTTGAAATAATACCTGGGTCGTAGCCACGGGACTCTCCTTGGGAAAAGTTGTCGTCCGATTCGCTGTCTGACACCTCCAGATCCGGGCTGTGTTCGTTATGGTATTCCTCTTCCTCAGATATAGACGGGCTTGGGACGTTACAGGGCATCGGGTACGTGGGATATTGGGTAAACTGTAAGAAGAAGAGCAGGATGAGTTCTAAAACCAGCTGGCCTGCGAACGTTAAGATAACAAACATCCTGGACCATGGCTTGGATATCCAAGCGTCCACCTGAAGACAAGTTCAAACACTTTGGGCCATAGCCTAGGTATTCAAGAGTCCACCAGACATTGTGGTTCTTTTGTTGTCGAGTATCTGGAACGTTCATGACTTATCTTTTACGTTTTTCTAGTCCTTCTATTACTAGTTATAGGGGAACCCCTGGCGAGTGTCCCCGAAGACCTCTCGCACCTTGGGAAGAGCTGAAGATGACCCATTCATTCCACCATATTTAATGGGACTGCCATCATTGCTACTCAATCTATAGCCTCCTTCCATGGTGCCATCATAAAGGTGACCACCTCAGGTACTTAAGATGTTCCTCAGTGTGGAAACCTTAGAGATGGACCCTACAATCCAGCCTCGGTGGACAGATTTGATACAGCAAAGGACTTGAACTTAAACTAGAAACTAACATGAAAACGAGAAGAAATATATTGCCTCCAATGGTCAAAACTACCAACAAAAAAATGGGACCATCAACGAGAACCCAACAGGAACAATAGCTTTGAAGACAATGCTTGCCTAAGGTGATAGCAACAAAATAAACCCCACGTTGCCTTCATCCCCTGGTTATTTGATGGAACGTCGTTCTAAGCGTTAACCGTCTTTCAAATAGATGGGTCTTGTGCCAAGTTATATAGTTTTCCAAGAATTTTGCTCATGGATATTATGCAAATGTGCCGTAATCAGCCTACCCCGTGGAGCGCGGATACCGCCATCGAAATGACAGCGGCCGAAGGTTATCGTTCAAAAACTAAGAGGGATTGTTAAATGACAAATAATGCAGAAATAATTAGGAAACGGcacaaaaaccaaaaatatgaaatgatGCTGATACAGTTAAGGCGCACGAACGACCAACAATGTATTTATAGAGCCTTTAAAATAATACTCCTGGTTCCATCGCTACTCTGTATTCTAGATTATTAGATAAATTAAAGGATTATTAATAAACTTGCACTTTCTGTAAGGTTGCGCGGTTTGTCCACTCGTGACAAATGACAATTCACATAGAGGACAGCATTGTAGATGCCGCATGGTGGCCTCCTCACCTCCGTCCCGTACATCTCCTCTGGAAGCGGGCACGGTGCGGAGTAGGGGGCTGTGTTGTCCATCGGCTGGATGGTGGTGGCAGTGGCGTCCGGGCAGTAGTTGGAATAGTTTCCCGGCAGGTAGGACACCTGGACGTTCTGAAGAGGCGTTAGCTGCCCGTTTCCATAAACGTCGTAACACGGATCCTGGGGCTCCATCCAATTCCAGTAAAGATCTAAACAGAAAAGAAGCCCAACATTCTGTGAGACAGCTCTGGATTAAGGGAGAAGTGTCTGGAGCCAAAGCGTTAATTAGGAAAATATATCAAAAGGCCATCTTTTAGAAAAATAGGTAATTTAGGCTATTTTATCGCTAAACAcactttatacatatacacactatcaCTTACTCTATCCTTTTATTTATAATCACAAGAGAGGGGCAGACATAAGAAGGAACGTCTCGGTCTCAGGGGGgtctttttgccttcttctggataaACTAATACGGTTTGCGGAACGGCTGAGCTTGATGAGCtctatgtctttttttcaacctcatTAACTATAGTGGGGTGTAAAGACTGCTCACTTCTACACAGGGACACATGGGAGCTATGCCCTTTTGATCGTAACCTAGAACAAAATGTTAAGCTCGCCCTGCGCATTAACCTTCCCCTGAACCGACACTAAGGCTGGATGACAGAGGAACGAGGATGCGCATGAGCCGACACCACCATGGAGTTACTCGGAGAACAAGAGAGGAGCTGATAACCGGCAGACAATAACCATTTCAGTTACGGATTTCCTAAGCAAAAATGCGACGAGATAACGAGACCCGGGGAGGGccgaggaaagggttaaatacggGGCAGGACACAGAAAGCATTGTGCTGAGCAGGTAGTAGAGACCCGGACCTGCTTTCCATGCGGCCACCTTGCAAATTTCCTGTGAATCATTTGCATGAAATCTAACTGTCCCAACAAGGCCTTTGTGTTCGGGGGCTGCTACTCACAAATCGGAGGCAAAAACagctgatttcttttttttaataataattataaataacattttatatctgaactttttaaataataataaataaataaaattctgagctctgagtgtttttttaattaaataataatttctgagctgtgttttttttaaataataatacaattacatGTTATTTCTGAGCtcagtgttttggttttttaaaataataaaacaaataataaattgcattttgtttctgtgcTCTGAGcgtttaattataattatatatgcatattatcatacatgtatattatattatcatacatgtatattatatattcatattatatattatatatatatatatatatatacacatattatcatatatgtatattatattattatacatgtatattattatatatgtatattatattatatatgtatattatatcatatatatatatatatcatatattatattattatacatgtatattatatattatattattatacatgtatattatatattatattatacatattatatatgtatattatattattatacatattatatatgtatattatattatatatgtatattattatattattatgtgtattatattatatatgtatatttttatgtttattattatatggtcATAAAACCAATTTCAACCGATACTCTAGgaattttaacagttttttccAGAAttgttggttttgtttttttacttaaaacaataataaaattacaagaaataaaatttaaaagaaaatagttgGTAACCTACACCTTAAAGCGAGATTAAGAAAATGTAGCAAAGTTCAGGAGTGAATTAGGAAAGCAAAACAATTCTTTATATCTGTTACCCCATCCCCCACATACACGAGCGATGAGTAACAGTTACATCGTTCTCAGTCACATGCCCGCCGGAGATTCCCACCCCTTCAATTGTGTTCAGTTTCtcattttttgtgtgaaaatctCCACCGCTGGGCGGCCCCCACAGGGAGCAGTTTTTTAAATTTCCC
This window of the Spea bombifrons isolate aSpeBom1 chromosome 12, aSpeBom1.2.pri, whole genome shotgun sequence genome carries:
- the LOC128470303 gene encoding transcription factor Spi-B-like; this translates as MLTLDSLQFDNSPFNLPYPDTMLQDLDSFAKHPNSFAPTNETETHADLYWNWMEPQDPCYDVYGNGQLTPLQNVQVSYLPGNYSNYCPDATATTIQPMDNTAPYSAPCPLPEEMYGTEFTQYPTYPMPCNVPSPSISEEEEYHNEHSPDLEVSDSESDDNFSQGESRGYDPGVRKKVRLYKFLLELLQNGDMRDCIWWLDRERGTFQFSSKYKELLAHRWGQQKGNRKKMTYQKMARALRNYGKTGEIRKVKKKLTYQFDSVLLGGKMEPTLHPVC